A genomic segment from Actinomadura hallensis encodes:
- a CDS encoding cysteine protease StiP family protein: MKPLYGPAFGSYPAEDVAWLLKDLSHARLEAPTEQREAAIQAGRAHYAESLPVEYQPGPEYLRLFHEALEASAERLAYATGLVTELVLAERGPGAVLVSLARAGTPVGILMRRWARYAHGLDLPHYAVSIVRARGIDTVALRYLAEHHDPASVMFVDGWTGKGAITRELTAALAPHPFPADLAVLADPGRCTPLFGTRDDFLIPSACLNSTVSGLVSRTVLNADLIGPGDFHGAKFYADLAGDDVSAVFLDAVCARFGDVAERVAKDLPGHRASDRAPDWSGWEAVRRCAAAEGIDDLNLVKPGIGETTRVLLRRVPWKVLVRADAGPDVTHIRLLAGERGVPVVEVEPDRFPYACMGLIHPRFGRGAAQ; this comes from the coding sequence GTGAAGCCGCTGTACGGCCCGGCGTTCGGCAGCTACCCGGCGGAGGACGTCGCGTGGCTGCTCAAGGACCTGTCGCACGCGCGCCTCGAAGCGCCCACCGAGCAGCGCGAGGCCGCCATCCAGGCGGGGCGCGCCCACTACGCCGAGTCCCTCCCGGTGGAGTACCAGCCCGGCCCCGAATACCTGCGGCTGTTCCACGAGGCGCTGGAGGCGTCCGCCGAGCGGCTCGCCTACGCGACGGGGCTGGTCACCGAACTCGTCCTCGCCGAACGCGGCCCCGGAGCCGTCCTGGTCTCCCTCGCCCGCGCCGGGACCCCGGTCGGCATCCTCATGCGCCGCTGGGCGCGGTACGCGCACGGCCTCGACCTGCCGCACTACGCCGTGAGCATCGTCCGGGCGCGCGGCATCGACACCGTGGCGCTGCGCTACCTCGCCGAGCACCACGACCCCGCGTCGGTGATGTTCGTGGACGGCTGGACCGGCAAGGGCGCGATCACGCGGGAGCTCACCGCCGCGCTCGCCCCGCACCCGTTCCCCGCCGACCTCGCAGTCCTGGCAGACCCGGGCCGCTGCACCCCGCTGTTCGGGACCCGCGACGACTTCCTCATCCCCTCCGCGTGCCTCAACTCGACCGTCTCCGGGCTGGTCAGCCGGACCGTCCTGAACGCCGACCTGATCGGCCCCGGTGACTTCCACGGCGCCAAGTTCTACGCCGACCTCGCCGGCGACGACGTGTCCGCCGTCTTCCTCGACGCCGTGTGCGCCCGGTTCGGCGACGTCGCCGAACGGGTCGCCAAGGACCTGCCGGGGCACCGCGCGTCCGACCGCGCGCCCGACTGGTCCGGCTGGGAGGCCGTCCGCCGCTGCGCCGCCGCCGAGGGCATCGACGACCTCAACCTCGTCAAGCCCGGCATCGGCGAGACCACCCGGGTGCTGCTGCGCCGCGTCCCGTGGAAGGTCCTCGTGCGGGCCGACGCCGGGCCCGACGTCACCCACATCAGGCTGCTCGCCGGCGAACGCGGAGTGCCCGTCGTCGAGGTCGAACCGGACCGCTTCCCCTACGCCTGCATGGGCCTCATCCATCCGCGGTTCGGCAGGGGAGCCGCCCAGTGA
- a CDS encoding phosphoribosyltransferase family protein: MTAAWVESRLGVRLVDGPRPVGAGLADLVGLAVRRNPRRAHLLVSAVLGKHVPTDPRLVYGSGLLLGELVRARLRGEEPPGIGSLLVDAVRGVPGTAAGLRDLLRAPRRPVDAVVVGYAETATALGHSVADALGDAYYLHSTRRPVPGFAAYGGFEEEHSHATSHLLLPADPAALDRDVPAVLVDDELSTGRTVLNTIEALHAVRPRSHYVLAALVDLRGPADRDRTDALAARLGARIESVALAEGRVELPDDILEAGKRLVSDLSAPAESDGTPPAAGPGAASPAVFPVSRIDLDWPPGLPDGGRHGFLPAHRARLEKDLGRMAETVADRLGDGAARVLVLGFEELMYAPLRLAETLADTVPDADVRYSTTTRSPVLAVDDPGYAIRTRLTFPAHDDPADGPGERYAYNVAPASGRDGFDRIVLVVDGAGDTEALTGGLLRRLRALAPVLVAAIPSWRGA; the protein is encoded by the coding sequence GTGACGGCCGCGTGGGTGGAGTCGCGCCTCGGGGTGCGGCTCGTGGACGGCCCGCGCCCGGTGGGCGCCGGGCTCGCGGACCTCGTCGGGCTGGCGGTGCGCCGCAACCCGCGCCGGGCGCACCTGCTGGTGTCGGCGGTGCTGGGCAAGCACGTCCCGACCGATCCGCGGCTCGTGTACGGGTCAGGGCTCCTGCTCGGGGAGCTCGTGCGCGCGCGCCTGCGCGGCGAGGAGCCTCCCGGGATCGGTTCACTGCTGGTCGACGCCGTGCGGGGCGTTCCGGGAACGGCGGCCGGGTTGCGCGACCTGCTGCGCGCTCCACGGCGGCCGGTGGACGCCGTCGTCGTGGGCTACGCGGAGACCGCGACGGCCCTCGGCCACTCGGTCGCGGACGCCCTCGGAGACGCCTACTACCTGCACTCCACGCGCCGTCCCGTCCCGGGATTCGCCGCGTACGGCGGGTTCGAGGAGGAGCACAGCCACGCGACGAGCCATCTGCTGCTGCCCGCCGACCCCGCCGCGCTCGACCGCGACGTGCCCGCGGTGCTGGTGGACGACGAGCTCTCCACCGGCCGGACGGTGCTGAACACCATCGAGGCCCTGCACGCCGTCCGGCCGAGGAGCCACTACGTCCTCGCGGCCCTGGTCGACCTGAGAGGCCCCGCCGACCGGGACCGGACGGACGCTCTCGCGGCCCGGCTGGGCGCCCGCATCGAGTCGGTGGCCCTCGCGGAAGGCCGGGTCGAGCTCCCCGACGACATCCTGGAGGCGGGGAAGAGGCTCGTCTCCGACCTTTCCGCCCCCGCGGAGTCCGACGGAACGCCGCCCGCCGCCGGGCCTGGCGCCGCGTCCCCGGCGGTGTTCCCGGTGTCGCGGATCGACCTGGACTGGCCGCCCGGGCTCCCCGACGGGGGACGGCACGGCTTCCTGCCCGCCCACCGGGCGCGGCTGGAGAAGGACCTCGGGCGGATGGCCGAGACCGTCGCGGACCGGCTGGGAGACGGGGCCGCCCGGGTCCTCGTCCTGGGATTCGAGGAGCTGATGTACGCACCGCTCAGACTCGCCGAGACGCTCGCGGACACGGTGCCGGACGCGGACGTCCGGTACTCGACGACCACGCGCTCGCCCGTCCTCGCCGTCGACGACCCCGGGTACGCGATCAGGACCCGCCTGACGTTCCCCGCCCACGACGACCCCGCCGACGGGCCGGGGGAGAGGTACGCCTACAACGTCGCCCCCGCCTCAGGCCGGGACGGGTTCGACCGCATCGTGCTCGTCGTGGACGGCGCCGGCGACACCGAGGCGCTCACGGGCGGCCTCTTGCGGCGGCTCCGCGCGCTCGCGCCCGTGCTCGTCGCGGCGATCCCCTCCTGGAGGGGCGCGTGA
- a CDS encoding HpcH/HpaI aldolase/citrate lyase family protein — MRHFDHIDAARRKHLFYRHPRPFDRHDDPAVLAVALGATLYSPATRPVLADDVLRSARRGVKSMVLCLEDAIGDDEVEAAEANLVAQLRLLHGTVGDGPEVPLLFIRVRDPRQIGDLIGRLGDAAALVSGFVLPKFTSATGGAFLDAVEDTAQRSGLRLLAMPVIESPEAVYAETRTEMLHEVARLLAKHRPRILAVRIGATDMSAAYGLRRPPDLTIYDIRPVASVICDVVNVLGRADGGGHVVTGPVWEYFSAGERMFKPQLRQSPFEAQHAAPLRQRLITSDLDGLIREVHLDKANGLIGKTVIHPSHVAAVHALSVVTHEEYCDAADILAVTGGGAMASSYANKMNEAKPHRAWAERLMLRARVFGVAARDVTFVELLEAADRR; from the coding sequence ATGCGGCATTTCGACCACATCGACGCCGCGCGGCGCAAGCACCTGTTCTACCGGCATCCCCGGCCGTTCGACCGGCACGACGACCCGGCGGTGCTGGCGGTGGCGCTCGGCGCGACGCTGTACAGCCCCGCCACCCGGCCGGTCCTCGCCGACGACGTGCTGCGCTCGGCGCGCCGCGGCGTGAAGAGCATGGTCCTGTGCCTGGAGGACGCGATCGGCGACGACGAGGTGGAGGCGGCCGAGGCCAACCTCGTCGCGCAGCTGCGCCTCCTGCACGGGACCGTCGGCGACGGCCCGGAGGTGCCGCTGCTGTTCATCCGCGTCCGCGACCCCCGGCAGATCGGCGACCTGATCGGCCGGCTCGGCGACGCCGCGGCGCTGGTCAGCGGGTTCGTGCTGCCCAAGTTCACGTCGGCGACCGGTGGAGCGTTCCTCGACGCGGTGGAGGACACCGCCCAGCGCAGCGGGCTGCGGCTGCTGGCCATGCCCGTGATCGAGAGTCCCGAGGCGGTGTACGCGGAGACCCGCACCGAGATGCTGCACGAGGTGGCGCGGCTGCTGGCCAAGCACCGGCCGCGGATCCTCGCCGTCCGGATCGGCGCGACGGACATGTCCGCCGCGTACGGGCTGCGCCGCCCGCCGGACCTGACGATCTACGACATCCGGCCGGTGGCGAGCGTGATCTGCGACGTGGTCAACGTCCTCGGCCGCGCGGACGGCGGCGGCCACGTGGTGACCGGGCCGGTCTGGGAGTACTTCTCGGCGGGCGAGCGGATGTTCAAGCCGCAGCTGCGCCAGTCGCCGTTCGAGGCGCAGCACGCGGCGCCGCTGCGGCAGCGGCTGATCACCTCCGACCTGGACGGGCTGATCCGCGAGGTGCACCTGGACAAGGCGAACGGGCTGATCGGCAAGACCGTCATCCATCCGAGCCACGTGGCGGCGGTGCACGCGCTGTCGGTGGTGACGCACGAGGAGTACTGCGACGCGGCCGACATCCTCGCCGTCACCGGGGGAGGGGCGATGGCCAGCTCGTACGCCAACAAGATGAACGAGGCGAAGCCGCACCGCGCGTGGGCGGAGCGGCTGATGCTGCGCGCCCGCGTGTTCGGGGTGGCGGCGCGGGACGTCACGTTCGTCGAGCTGCTCGAAGCGGCGGACCGCCGGTGA
- a CDS encoding TerD family protein: MSVSLQKGQKVSLAKPGGGTLTRVRMGLGWDAVAKKGLFGRSRPQNIDLDASCLLFDAGGNLVDQVWFRQLRSKDGSVQHTGDNLTGEGEGDDEVINVDLQSVPSNVAQLVFTVNSFTGQDFSQIENAFCRLVDETTGQEIARYDLTGAGQHNAQIMAKVSRDGGGWTMTAIGATATGRTFQHLLPAVAGYL; the protein is encoded by the coding sequence ATGTCCGTCTCGCTGCAGAAGGGCCAGAAGGTCTCACTGGCCAAGCCGGGAGGGGGCACGCTCACCAGGGTCAGGATGGGCCTCGGCTGGGACGCCGTGGCCAAGAAGGGCCTGTTCGGCAGGAGCCGGCCCCAGAACATCGACCTGGACGCGTCCTGCCTCCTGTTCGACGCCGGGGGCAACCTCGTCGACCAGGTGTGGTTCCGGCAGCTGCGCAGCAAGGACGGCTCCGTCCAGCACACGGGCGACAACCTCACCGGTGAGGGCGAGGGCGACGACGAGGTCATCAACGTCGACCTGCAGAGCGTCCCGTCCAACGTCGCCCAGCTGGTGTTCACCGTGAACTCCTTCACCGGCCAGGACTTCTCCCAGATCGAGAACGCCTTCTGCCGGCTGGTGGACGAGACCACCGGGCAGGAGATCGCGCGCTACGACCTGACCGGCGCCGGGCAGCACAACGCCCAGATCATGGCGAAGGTGTCCCGGGACGGCGGCGGCTGGACGATGACGGCGATCGGCGCGACCGCGACCGGCCGGACGTTCCAGCACCTGCTGCCGGCCGTGGCGGGGTACCTGTGA
- a CDS encoding DUF475 domain-containing protein, giving the protein MILRTFGWSFGVTVVGLLLALLYGGPAGLALVAVLSILEISLSFDNAVVNAKVLDRMSPFWQKIFLTVGIAIAVFGMRLVFPLVIVALTAQLGPFQAFDLALNDSDRYHALMNDAYPTIAAFGGMFLMMLFLNFVFEERAEKWLPWLEKPLARIGRLDQLAVVVAAGALSFVSWLSAEDPGTVMIAGVLGMITYILVNGLGELFSEAGESGEDDGGGEPHGAGAVAREAVREAAADAEPRRGGPTPLALATGKAGFFLFLYLEVLDASFSFDGVIGAFAISTDPIVIALGLGIGAMYIRSLTVFLVRKGTLHEYVYLEHGAHWAIGALATCMLISIGHHVPEWITGGLGAGLIIAAFASSIIRNRNRDGEPPETAAGGGGKEEVHSGTA; this is encoded by the coding sequence ATGATTCTTCGCACCTTCGGGTGGTCCTTCGGCGTCACGGTCGTGGGCCTGCTCCTCGCCCTGCTCTACGGTGGGCCGGCCGGGCTGGCCCTGGTCGCCGTCCTGTCCATCCTCGAGATCTCCCTGTCGTTCGACAACGCCGTCGTCAACGCCAAGGTCCTCGACCGGATGAGCCCGTTCTGGCAGAAGATCTTCCTCACGGTCGGCATCGCGATCGCGGTGTTCGGCATGCGGCTGGTCTTCCCGCTGGTGATCGTGGCGCTGACCGCCCAGCTCGGGCCCTTCCAGGCCTTCGACCTGGCGCTGAACGACTCCGACCGGTACCACGCCCTGATGAACGACGCCTACCCGACGATCGCGGCGTTCGGCGGCATGTTCCTGATGATGCTGTTCCTGAACTTCGTGTTCGAGGAGCGCGCGGAGAAGTGGCTGCCGTGGCTGGAGAAGCCGCTCGCCCGGATCGGGCGCCTCGACCAGCTCGCGGTCGTGGTCGCGGCGGGCGCGCTGTCGTTCGTGTCGTGGCTGTCGGCCGAGGACCCGGGCACCGTCATGATCGCGGGCGTGCTCGGCATGATCACCTACATCCTGGTCAACGGGCTGGGCGAGCTGTTCTCCGAGGCCGGGGAGAGCGGCGAGGACGACGGCGGCGGCGAGCCCCACGGGGCGGGCGCGGTCGCGCGGGAGGCCGTCCGGGAGGCGGCCGCGGACGCGGAGCCGCGCCGCGGCGGCCCGACGCCCCTGGCGCTCGCCACCGGCAAGGCGGGATTCTTCCTGTTCCTGTACCTGGAGGTGCTGGACGCGTCGTTCAGCTTCGACGGCGTCATCGGCGCGTTCGCCATCAGCACCGACCCGATAGTGATCGCATTGGGCCTCGGCATCGGCGCCATGTACATCCGGTCGCTGACGGTCTTCCTCGTCCGCAAGGGCACGCTGCACGAGTACGTGTACCTGGAGCACGGCGCGCACTGGGCGATCGGCGCGCTGGCCACCTGCATGCTGATCAGCATCGGGCACCACGTCCCCGAGTGGATCACCGGCGGTCTCGGCGCCGGGCTGATCATCGCCGCGTTCGCCAGCTCGATCATCCGCAACCGGAATCGGGACGGCGAGCCGCCGGAGACCGCGGCCGGCGGGGGCGGCAAGGAGGAAGTGCACTCCGGCACCGCGTGA
- a CDS encoding TerD family protein, producing the protein MGVSLAKGGNVSLTKAAPNLTAVTVGLGWDVRATTGADFDLDASALMLAGNGKVISDQHFVFYNNLRSPDGSVEHTGDNLTGEGEGDDESINVDLTAVPPQCERIVFPVSIYDADNRQQSFGQVRNAFIRIVNRTDGNELARFDLTEDASTETAMVFGELYRHNGEWKFRAVGQGYASGLAGIAMDFGVNIG; encoded by the coding sequence ATGGGAGTATCACTCGCCAAGGGCGGCAACGTCTCGCTGACGAAGGCCGCCCCCAACCTCACCGCGGTCACCGTGGGTCTCGGCTGGGACGTGCGCGCCACCACCGGCGCCGACTTCGACCTGGACGCGTCCGCGCTGATGCTCGCCGGCAACGGAAAGGTCATCTCCGACCAGCACTTCGTCTTCTACAACAACCTGAGGAGCCCGGACGGGTCGGTCGAGCACACCGGTGACAACCTCACCGGCGAGGGCGAGGGCGACGACGAGTCCATCAACGTCGACCTGACCGCGGTTCCGCCCCAGTGCGAGCGCATCGTGTTCCCCGTGTCGATCTACGACGCCGACAACCGGCAGCAGAGCTTCGGCCAGGTGCGCAACGCCTTCATCCGGATCGTCAACCGGACCGACGGCAACGAGCTCGCGCGCTTCGACCTCACCGAGGACGCCTCCACCGAGACCGCCATGGTGTTCGGCGAGCTTTACCGGCACAACGGCGAATGGAAGTTCCGCGCGGTCGGGCAGGGGTACGCTTCGGGCCTCGCCGGCATCGCGATGGACTTCGGCGTCAACATCGGCTGA
- a CDS encoding TerD family protein: protein MGVSLTKGGNVSLTKQAPGLNAVSVGLGWDLRTTTGADFDLDASALVLDASGKIITDRHFVFFNNLRTPDGSVVHSGDNTTGAGEGDDERLEVDFGAMPDAAERVAFAVSIYDADARGQSFGQVRNAYIRVLNRADGTEMARYDLTEDASMETAMVFGELYRHNDEWKFRAVGQGYASGLAGIAMDFGVDI from the coding sequence GTGGGTGTCAGTCTCACCAAAGGCGGGAACGTCTCGCTGACAAAACAGGCGCCCGGGCTGAACGCGGTGAGCGTGGGTCTCGGCTGGGACCTGCGCACCACCACGGGCGCGGACTTCGACCTGGACGCCTCCGCCCTGGTACTGGACGCATCCGGCAAGATCATTACCGACCGGCACTTCGTTTTCTTCAACAATCTGCGCACGCCGGACGGTTCCGTCGTGCACAGCGGCGACAACACCACCGGCGCGGGCGAGGGCGACGACGAGCGGCTGGAGGTCGACTTCGGCGCGATGCCGGACGCCGCCGAGCGGGTCGCGTTCGCCGTGTCGATCTACGACGCCGACGCGCGCGGCCAGAGTTTCGGGCAGGTCCGCAACGCCTACATCCGCGTGCTGAACCGGGCGGACGGCACGGAGATGGCGCGCTACGACCTCACCGAGGACGCCTCGATGGAGACCGCGATGGTGTTCGGCGAGCTCTACCGGCACAACGACGAATGGAAGTTCCGCGCGGTCGGCCAGGGCTACGCCTCCGGCCTCGCCGGGATCGCCATGGACTTCGGCGTCGACATCTGA
- a CDS encoding molecular chaperone DnaJ, which translates to MRGAGDQRRRGRAAQAAAAAVEAREAAATAFYDMDQAQKFIDGRVTVFEDLDAGAAEPARREFTGLAEAADAAAHAYISVLDAHDLDSPDRSPAEYDAARRAFAATTERMQKITHELNGFAERLAPRMARLEAALDQLPPRLTAARDAVAAAEAAVTAAREAGMDASDPEAELAGAKEILARLSSRGLGGFGLDGAMRKADEAREIAERAREAAAELPQMAQKVRNSLASVRTRVDVVANRVEAVREAMRVLLRTYSQACWQDLKGAPEAIEAGADRARERLNEASAHVARTEWKQAQRALTAARTELNAADRRAGQVTGRVEELKAVAADPQAPVEGVRFAVRDAQRLAMAQPGGAAPHHARVLDSLVERLENAPQRLTGPNPDYWGYLQELESIKTAAGDVVTRIRAERAGG; encoded by the coding sequence TTGCGGGGAGCGGGCGACCAGCGGCGCCGGGGCCGGGCGGCGCAGGCGGCGGCCGCCGCCGTCGAGGCGAGGGAGGCGGCGGCCACCGCCTTCTACGACATGGACCAGGCGCAGAAGTTCATCGACGGGCGGGTGACCGTCTTCGAGGACCTCGACGCCGGGGCCGCCGAACCCGCCCGCCGGGAGTTCACCGGCCTGGCCGAGGCGGCCGACGCCGCCGCCCACGCCTACATCTCCGTCCTGGACGCGCACGACCTCGACTCACCGGACCGGTCGCCGGCCGAGTACGACGCGGCCCGGCGCGCGTTCGCGGCGACGACGGAGCGGATGCAGAAGATCACCCATGAGCTGAACGGGTTCGCCGAGCGGCTGGCGCCGCGGATGGCCCGGCTGGAGGCCGCGCTCGACCAGTTGCCGCCGCGGCTGACCGCCGCCCGCGACGCCGTCGCCGCGGCCGAGGCCGCCGTGACCGCCGCCCGGGAGGCCGGGATGGACGCCTCCGACCCGGAGGCGGAACTCGCCGGGGCGAAGGAGATCCTGGCCAGGCTCAGCTCGCGCGGCCTCGGCGGGTTCGGCCTGGACGGCGCCATGCGCAAGGCCGACGAGGCCCGCGAGATCGCCGAGCGGGCCCGCGAGGCGGCGGCGGAGCTGCCGCAGATGGCGCAGAAGGTCCGCAACTCGCTCGCCTCCGTCCGGACCCGGGTGGACGTCGTCGCGAACCGCGTGGAAGCGGTCCGGGAGGCGATGCGGGTGCTGCTGCGCACCTACTCGCAGGCCTGCTGGCAGGACCTGAAGGGCGCGCCGGAGGCGATCGAGGCCGGCGCCGACCGGGCCCGCGAGCGGCTGAACGAGGCGTCCGCGCACGTGGCCCGCACCGAGTGGAAGCAGGCGCAGCGGGCGCTCACCGCCGCCCGCACCGAGCTGAACGCCGCCGACCGCCGCGCGGGCCAGGTCACCGGCCGCGTCGAGGAGCTGAAGGCCGTGGCCGCCGACCCGCAGGCGCCGGTGGAGGGCGTCCGGTTCGCCGTCCGGGACGCGCAGCGCCTCGCGATGGCCCAGCCGGGCGGGGCCGCGCCCCACCACGCCCGCGTCCTCGACTCGCTCGTCGAGCGGCTGGAGAACGCGCCGCAGCGCCTCACCGGCCCCAACCCGGACTACTGGGGCTACCTGCAGGAGCTCGAGAGCATCAAGACCGCCGCCGGCGACGTGGTCACCCGCATCCGCGCCGAACGCGCGGGCGGCTGA
- a CDS encoding YbjQ family protein, whose protein sequence is MLIVTTDGVAGYEIASVLGEVLATATGAEQGAPQPGHGGSSATFRVTGEQPSAGLAAARREAVDRLREEARRKGANAVVGMRFDTAAVGGVLEVCAYGTAVWAEAAQHRDTAHPRQRPQPHPQGPLPPYGDPNGGPPMAARNLTMGIQDRPR, encoded by the coding sequence ATGCTGATCGTGACGACTGACGGCGTGGCGGGATACGAGATCGCGAGCGTGCTCGGAGAGGTGCTCGCGACGGCGACGGGGGCCGAGCAGGGTGCGCCGCAGCCCGGGCACGGCGGCAGCAGCGCCACGTTCCGGGTGACGGGCGAGCAGCCCTCGGCCGGGCTCGCCGCCGCCCGCCGCGAGGCGGTCGACCGGCTCCGCGAGGAGGCGCGGCGCAAGGGCGCGAACGCGGTCGTCGGCATGCGGTTCGACACCGCCGCGGTCGGCGGCGTCCTGGAGGTATGCGCGTACGGGACGGCCGTCTGGGCGGAGGCGGCGCAGCACCGCGACACGGCCCATCCCCGGCAGCGGCCGCAGCCCCACCCGCAGGGGCCCCTGCCGCCCTACGGCGACCCGAACGGCGGGCCGCCCATGGCCGCCCGCAACCTCACGATGGGCATCCAGGACCGCCCCCGCTGA
- the rpoD gene encoding RNA polymerase sigma factor RpoD produces the protein MLPSEAPSVDQVADLVARGRERGGVTVEDVAAALDRSDLPDDSLERVVRMLAEQGVEVLESQQETEDVTRADEGDLGKRAPTSDLVRIYLREIGRVPLLTAEDEVELAKSIEAGLFAEEKMARTAVMSRSELLDLELLSREGARAKQRLIEANLRLVVSIAKRYVGRGMLFLDLIQEGNLGLIRAVEKFDYTKGFKFSTYATWWIRQAITRAIADQARTIRIPVHMVETINKLVRVQRQMHQDLGREPTPEEIGLEMGLPPARVIEIQRIAQEPVSLQSPIGEEDSDLGDFIEDADAVVPIEAAAFILLQDQLEEILGTLSEREQRIIQLRFGLTDGHPRTLEEVGREFGVTRERIRQIEAKTLAKLRHPSRAQMLREYLD, from the coding sequence GTGCTGCCAAGCGAGGCGCCATCGGTTGATCAGGTGGCGGATCTCGTCGCACGTGGCAGAGAACGCGGTGGTGTGACCGTCGAGGACGTCGCCGCCGCGCTCGATCGCTCGGACTTGCCGGACGACTCGCTGGAGCGGGTCGTCCGGATGCTCGCAGAGCAGGGGGTGGAGGTCCTCGAGTCTCAGCAGGAGACCGAGGACGTCACGCGAGCGGACGAGGGTGACCTCGGCAAGCGGGCGCCAACGAGCGACCTGGTCCGGATCTACCTGAGAGAGATCGGTCGCGTACCGCTTCTCACGGCAGAAGATGAAGTAGAACTGGCGAAATCGATCGAGGCGGGGCTGTTCGCCGAGGAGAAGATGGCCAGGACGGCCGTCATGTCCCGCAGCGAGCTCCTCGACCTCGAACTGCTCTCCCGCGAAGGCGCGCGGGCGAAGCAACGGCTGATCGAGGCCAACCTGCGGCTGGTGGTCTCGATCGCGAAACGGTACGTGGGACGCGGAATGCTGTTCCTCGACCTGATCCAGGAGGGAAATCTCGGACTCATCCGCGCGGTAGAGAAGTTCGACTACACCAAGGGTTTCAAGTTCTCGACCTACGCCACCTGGTGGATCCGGCAGGCCATCACCCGGGCCATCGCGGACCAGGCCAGGACCATCCGCATTCCGGTGCACATGGTCGAGACGATCAACAAGCTGGTCCGGGTGCAGCGGCAGATGCACCAGGACCTCGGCCGTGAACCCACCCCCGAGGAGATCGGCCTGGAGATGGGCCTGCCGCCCGCCCGGGTCATCGAGATCCAGCGGATCGCGCAGGAACCGGTCTCGCTGCAGTCGCCGATCGGCGAGGAGGACTCCGACCTCGGCGACTTCATCGAGGACGCGGACGCCGTCGTGCCGATCGAGGCCGCGGCGTTCATCCTTCTCCAGGACCAGCTGGAGGAGATCCTCGGCACGCTGTCGGAACGGGAGCAGCGCATCATCCAGCTGCGCTTCGGCCTGACCGACGGGCACCCCCGCACCCTTGAGGAGGTCGGCAGGGAGTTCGGCGTGACGAGGGAGCGGATCCGCCAGATCGAGGCGAAGACCCTGGCGAAGCTGCGCCACCCGTCGCGCGCGCAGATGCTCAGGGAGTACCTCGACTGA